ACGGAAGTAGACCTTCTAATAGGAGATCCTACCAAAGCGCAAACCAAACTGAACTGGAAACCTAAATACGATCTGCCCGCCTTGGTAAAAGAAATGGTAGCGGCCGACGTAGATCTCTTCCAGCGCGAGAAGTTACTAAAAGACGCAGGTTTCAAAGTATTAAACCAGTTCGAATAACGATGCAACCACAAGATAAAATATACATCGCCGGCCATCGTGGAATGGTCGGCTCTGCCATCAAAAGAAGGCTGGAAACTGCCGGGTTTACCAACTTTGTAACCCGTACATCAGCTGAACTGGATTTACGGGATCAACAGGCAGTAGAAGCGTTTTTCATAGAGGAAAAACCGGCCTACGTATTCCTTGCCGCGGCGAAAGTCGGCGGCATCATGGCCAACAACACCTACCGCGGTGAGTTCCTTTATGATAACCTGATGATCCAGAGTAATGTGATCCATCAGGCTTATAAAACCGGTGTAAAAAAGCTGATGTTCCTCGGTTCTTCCTGCATCTATCCGAAAATGGCACCGCAGCCGCTGAGGGAAGAATATCTGCTCACCGGCCTGCTGGAACCTACAAATGAGCCATACGCTATCGCGAAGATAGCCGGCATTAAAATGTGCGATGCCTATCGTGCGCAATACGGATGCAATTTCGTATCTGTTATGCCCACCAACCTCTATGGCCCGAACGATAGCTACGATCTGAATAACTCCCATGTACTGCCAGCCCTGCTGCGCAAGTTCCATGAGGCCAAAATCAACGGCCATCCTGAGGTTGTCGTATGGGGCACCGGCACACCTAAACGGGAATTTCTGCATGCGGACGACATGGCGGATGCCTGCTTTTACCTTATGCAGCATTACGATGAGGAAGGCCTTGTGAATATCGGCACCGGCGAAGATATCAGTATCGGCGAACTTGCACAGCTTATTCAAAACATTACCGATTACAAAGGCAAGCTGGTATTCGATCATACCAAACCCGATGGAACGCCCCGCAAACTGATGAATGTATCCAAACTGAATAGCCAGGGCTGGAAAGCGAAGATTGGCCTGGAAGAGGGAATAAAAGCGGTGTACAAGGAGCATTTTTCCTGATTCACAAAAAACAACGCATCAAACAGCATGTTCATATATTTGCGCATCTTAAGGCATAGTTTTTGCCATCCGTGAACCAAACTGCCCTCGAATGAAGCAACTCCTCCGGATAGCCGCATGTATTTTGCTGGCTCTCCCAACCATGGCCCAGGAAAAACTACCGGTAATCGCCCCTTATCACGCGCAAAACATAAGGGAACTCTACCTGGATTCCGTTAACCATCATACCGCCCTCAAAACCATCCTGCATGAGGATACCAGCGCCATGTACACACAGGCCGACAGCATCAAACGCAGTTGGTTTCACCGCAAACTTTTCAAGGAGCATCTCTTCGAGTTCCGCGAACCGGATTTCAATTTTTTTGTGGATTTCTTGCCGGACTTTCAGATCGGCCGTAGCAACAGAGGTAAAACCCTCTGGCTGAACACCCGTGGCGCCCGCGTACAAGCCAACATCGGAAAGAATTTCTACTTCGAAAGCTCTTTCTATGAGAATCAGGGCGTATTCCCCGCGTATATCGACAGTTTCGTAGCAAGAAAAAGGGTAATCCCCGGTCAGGGGGAAATAAAATACAACGACAAAATCGGCAAAACCTACGATTTCGCTTACGTCAACGCCCTTCTCTCTTACACACCAAGCAAATACCTCAACTTCACCTTAGGCTACGGCACCAATTCCTATGGCGATGGATACCGCTCCCTCATCCTCTCCGATATTGGTTTCAGCTACCCCTATCTGAGAATAACAGGCACTCTGGGCCAATTCCAGTACACCTCCATGTGGGCACAGTTCATCGACCAGCAGGGACTCTCATTCGGACAAGCATACGAAGGCATCGGCTACCCAAAAAAATGGGGCGTATTCCACTTCCTGGATTGGAACGTCTCCAAAAAGCTCACCATCGGCGTGTACGATGCCGTGATCTGGCCGGATACCGACACCGCCGGGCGCAAAAGAGGTTTCGACTGGAGCTACATGAACCCTATCATCTTCCTCCGCCCCGCTGAATACTCCGCCGGCTCTTCTGATAACTCGATGTTGGGCCTTAACGCCAAATACAAGCTCTTCCCCAAGACTACTGTCTACGGCCAGTTCATGATCGATGAATTCAAAATAAAGGAAATGCTCAGCAGTGATGGCTGGTGGGGTAACAAATGGTCTGCCCAACTGGGCTTCCGCTCCTTTGATCTCTTTAAGGTCCCTAAACTAGACTTGCAGGGAGAGCTTAATATCGTGCGTCCGTTCACGTACTCCTACAGTAACACACGGACCAATTACGCCCATTATAATCAATCGCTCGCCCATCCGATGGGCGCCAACTTCAAAGAAGTGCTCGGCATCGCCTCCTACACCTACAAAAGATGGTTTATCAGAGGCCAGGTCACCTATGCCAACTACGGCCTTGACTACGACCAGACCACAAGCTATGGGCAGGATATCTTCAAGCCTTATACGAACCGCATAGGCGAATATGACAACCGGATAGGCCAGGGCCTGAAAACAGATTTCCTCTACGGCCAGGGTACCATCGCATTTGTACTTAATCCAAAATACAACCTCCGTGTAGAGCTATCAGCCGCCGGACGCCAGGAGAAAAATGAACTGGAAACCAGGAGAGAGTTTATATTCTCCTTTGGATTAAGGAGTTCCTTCCGGCAATTTTACTACGATTTTTAAATTAGGACATCCATAGCTCTAAACACCCAAGGTTAATTGGAAAATTTTTCAGCCCGCCAAAGATTTATTCACCCCGAAATAGAAATAAAAGTTGCTAAATGCTTTCGGCTAATAGTAACTCTTTAATTGTTTTTAGGAGTTTCGTTGTTCTTAGGTCTCTTCCGGTTTTATTCAGGTGATACACTGTATCAAAAAACAAACTGTCAGGGTATACTAGCTGATGAGGGCTATTTAGTATAGGAATTCTCAAATCTCTCCGCAAATCAACATCGAGGTCTGACAGTGTTTCCCTATTTAAAGTATAAGCAGATTGTGCGTAGCAAGGATACAAAAAAAAGATATCGGCACCATTTAACATAATTTTTTCTGATGCTTCATTGATTTTTTCTATCCCATCCCAATAGTCATATGCAAGTCGATTTCTATCATTTAGCGATGGAGGAGCTTTCATTTTAAGATGTGCAACAACATCTCCATATGTGTTAAACGATGTATTCGCATAAACAGACTTACTTGGTTGGCGGCCAAGTACCTTTGACATTAATTGCGTTACAAGGAATGTTTTGTTCACCTTCATATTGTCAAACTTTCTGTCAAAAAAATGCTTTAAATCATAAAGCAGGTTACGCTCAAAATAACTGTTAGCCGGTGGAAAATATCCAGCTGAGGCCATCTGCAAATTATACCTTCCCTTTCCAGCATAATACTCTGGTGACAAAAACACAATATCACCTTCTGTGACTACAGATTTCAACTCATTAAGGATGAAATCCAGCCCCAATCCGGCATGTAACCCTAAATTAACCACTGGTATCTTGATCTCATCTTCTATTCTTTTGCTATCAATTCCAAATGCCAAATTTGATCCACCTGCCAGTATTATTCTCCTGCCAGTTAAACTTTCCAGTCTATTATGCTTTGCTACTATTGCGCCTACATAGTTAAACTCCTCCGGTTCACTTAACTCAGTTCCTAAAAAACAGATTACAAGAAATGCTACGATTGAAAATTGCATTAATCTTAACAGAAAAATCTTCATAGACTAAAACTGAAAATAAATAAATTGCTGCTCACGACTGCCCAACACAATAATTGTTACAATAAGCATACAGTAAAAAAACCATCTGACAGGCCGATGCCAGCTTAATCCTGTCGTTGCTATTGCATATGGTTGCTCTCTTCCCTGCCATTCAACAATTATAAAAATAAAGATAGCAAAAAGCAGTGTTCTAGGAAGTACTTCTGGTTTTGTAAAAAAAGTCGGAGAAAAAATACCCGCTACGTATGCAAAAGCATTATTCAGATTTTCAGAACGAAAGAAAATCCAAGCAAGCGCTACAAGCAAAAATGTACTTCCCATTTTATACATATCTCTTAAGGAAGGTAAGAGTTTCCCTTTCGCAACAATATCCAAATTCGTTCTATTCCTACCAAAAAGTAATAGTGGAAGAAAGTACATGGCATTTAACCCTCCCCAAAAGATGAAAGTCCAATTAGCACCATGCCAGAATCCGCTTAGCAAAAAAATAATAAACGTATTTCTTATCACCTTTAGCTTGCTAACCTTGCTCCCCCCAAGGGGGATATAAACATAGTCCTTAAACCAAGTTGATAACGAGATATGCCATCTCCGCCAAAACTCAGCAATATCTCTTGAGAAATATGGATAGGCGAAATTCTTAAGCAATTCAAATCCAAAAAGCCTGGCAACTCCAAGTGCAATATCAGAATAGCCCGAAAAATCTCCATAAATTTGAAACGCAAACAAGATAGCGCCGACAAATAGTGTACTGCCATTATAGTTTGCGTAATCTCCAAAAATCATGTTAACATAAATAGCACAACCATCTGCAATTACTATTTTCTTGAATAATCCCCATAAAATTTGCCTTAATCCATCAACAGCATTTTCTAGATTGAATTGTCTACCATTTGATACTTGAGGTAATAAATGTGTCGCTCTCTCAATAGGCCCCGCAACAAGCAACGGAAAAAAACTTACAAAGACCGCGTAGTCTACAAACTTATAGGTTGGCTTTGTCTTTCCGTTATAAATATCAAATACATAAGATAACCCATGAAACGTATAGAAGGAAATCCCAATTGGCAAAATAAGCTGTAAAGTCCATACATTTGGTTGAAGCCCTACAGCACTTAACAGTTCAGCAAATGATTCAATAAAAAAATTATAGTATTTAAAAAAGCCTAAAAAACCGAGATTGAAAAATACACTTATATACAGCCAATTTCTTTTACCCTTCCGAGTTAAAGCATTCTCTATCTTCAATCCAGTGAAATAATCCAAAAAAATGGAAAATCCGAGTAAGAATAGAAAACGATAATCCCACCAACCATAAAATACGAAACTCGATACAAGAAGAATCCAGTTTTGGGCAACTAAGTTATTCCTTGCAACAAACCAGTATAAAATAAAAACAATTGGAAGAAAAAGAGCAAATTCAAAAGAATTAAATAGCATAAGGAATGGGCGATAATTTTTTATGTAAAATTACCCTATTATTAACCTTTCTAAAGTTCCGGTTGATATAGGATATTTCTCACTTTTTTTAGAAACAGTTAATAATATATATGTAATATTCTGTATCACGGGTATAAAATGTCAAATATAGTAAAAATTACTACCATCTAAACATTTCCTATTTTTAAATTATAGAGCAATATAGACTCGGAAAATAAATATTCTTTCTTATTTAAAAGCTTGGAGGAGGGAAGCCCTTTCAAATAATTTTATCAGAAATTCTATACATTATACATATAGGTATATAAAATGCGTGTAAAATTGGCCCAGACCACCGCCTTTTTGTGGAACGATGATCATACACCCTGTGCTGTTCCGATAGAGTTTTTTTGCAGACGTTTGGTAGTAGGGTGAAAGTACCATCGGATACCTCTCCCACAAAACCTCCATACCCACCCCAAACAACAATAAAAAAATCACACAAAAATTCCCCCGTGTATTTCGGACAATTAACCGAAATTTAAACTGTACTTCTTAACTGCATAACTATGGCTGGGCTTCTCTTGAATTTGGGCACCATCGCTATCGTCTTCATCGCCTGCTTCTCCTTCGCATGGCTGATGAGAAAGATCGAAAAAGCGAAATGACAATCACGTAAACAGGCATTTGAATCACCCTATGCTTTCTGCCTGAGAAAAAAACTAAAGCCTCCCGAAACCGGGAGGCTTTTTTATCTCTTTCCAATAAGGGGATACAAACACAAGAATGCTTCTAATGGATAAAGGCCGCTGATACTGGCAAATACTCGGGGAAAAAGTGCATCCCTCCTTGCCCGGCCTTTCAATTCTCACAGGAAGCACAGCTTGATTCATATATCCTTACCTTCAATAGAACCTAATGCTGTTGTGGCTTTCAAGATATGAATATACGAAATCATCCCCGAAAATCCCATATCCCCCCGAAACACCCTAACTTCGCACCATGCACTACGTAACGGTCGAGGGGCTGACCAAATCATTCGGTATCACCCCGCTTTTCGAAAATATTTCCTTCCATATAGAAGAAGGCGACAAAATCGCCCTCGTGGCCCTCAACGGCACCGGAAAATCTACCCTCCTCAAGATCCTCAGCGGCAAAGAAACGGCCGACAGCGGCAAAGTCTGGATACACAAAGATGTCACCGTCGTGATGCTGGAACAGACCTCTGATTTCAAGCTGGACCGCTCCGTACTGGAAAACATCTTCGATCACGATCATCCCATCCTCAACGCCATCAAGGAATATGAACTGCTGACCGATAATGACGAGGAACCGGATGCCACCGCCCTCACCAATGCTATCGACAAAATGGACGAGCTGAATGCCTGGCACTTCGATGCCAAGGTCAAACAGATCCTCGGCAAACTCAATATCCACCACATGGAACAGCGGGTGGGCACCCTTTCCGGCGGCCAGCAGAAACGCGTGGCGCTGGCCAAAGTACTGATCGATATCGGGTTTGAACATAAACATACCCTCCTGATCATGGACGAACCCACCAACCACCTGGACGTGAGCATGATCGAATGGCTGGAGAATTATCTCGACCAGGAAAATGTGACCCTCCTGCTCGTGACGCACGACCGGTACTTCCTGGACAGCGTCTGCAACGAGGTTATGGAGCTGGATGACAACACCCTCTACATCTACAAAGGCAATTACGAGAACTACCTGGAAAAGAAAGCGGCCCGCGAGGAGTCCGACAAGGCCAGTACCGAAAAGGCCCGCAACCAGTACCGCAAAGAGCTGGAATGGATGCGCAAACAGCCCAAAGCCCGCACCACCAAATCCAAATCCCGCATAGACGCGTTCTATGACGTGAAGGAAAGGGCGGCCAAACGCATCGAACAGCAACAGCTGGAGCTGAACGTGAAAATGACCCGCCTCGGCGGCAAGATCCTCGAACTGAAAAAAGTCTACAAATCCTACGACCGCCTCAACATCCTCAAAGGCTTCGATTATACCTTCAAAAAGGGCGAACGTGTGGGCGTGGTGGGGAAGAACGGCGTGGGCAAATCCACCTTCCTCAACCTCCTGCTCGGCACCGAAAAAGCGGACTCGGGCAAGATCAATGTGGGCGATACCGTGGTGTTCGGCAATTATTCCCAGGAGGGGCTGATCATTAAGGAAGATGTACGGGTGATCGAATATGTGAAGAACATCGCGGAGAATTTCCCCCTGGCGGACGGCACCAAGGTGAGCGCGGCCCAGTTCCTGCAGCTTTTCCTGTTCACCCCGGAAAAACAATATACTTATATCTCCAAGCTGAGCGGTGGCGAAAAACGCCGCCTCCACCTCCTGTCCATCCTCTTCCGGAACCCTAACTTCCTGGTGCTGGATGAACCGACGAACGACCTGGACCTCCCCACGCTGAACATCCTGGAAGAATTCCTGCAATCCTACCAGGGCTGCATCATCATCGTGAGCCACGACCGGTACTTTATGGATAAACTGGTGGACCATCTCTTCGTGTTCGAAGGCGATGGCGTGGTACGCGACTTCCCCGGCAACTACAGCCAGTACCGGGAATGGGAGCGGGACCAGGAAAAGGTCAAAACACCCGAAACACCGGTGGAAGAGAAACCAAAGGAACCGGAAAAACAGGAACAGAAGCTCCGCAAAATGTCTTTCAAGGAAAAACGCGAGCTGGAACTGCTGGAAAAGGAGATAGCAACGCTGGAAAACGAAAAGAAACAGCTGGATGCCCAACTGGCGGACGGCACGCTCCCCTACGATCAGCTGGAAAATGCGTCGCGCCGCATCGGTGAAGTGATGCAGTTACTGGATGATAAAGGTATGCGTTGGCTGGAGCTGAGTGAAATGACGGCTCCCTAACGGCTGTCAGGCGGGGGCCAGTCTACCTTGATGGGCTGCAATACGCCTTCCTCATTCACGCAAAGGGTACCGGTTTCCTGATCAGCCGGATCAATGGCGAAAAGCTGCCCTGCCCGGTTCTCCGGCGCAGGCGGCAGAAAATGCCGTTCCAGGATGGCTAATGCCCTTATGGGGGATATGTTTTGCTTCAGCAGGCGGATGGCCATTCCGGTCATTGTACGGTAAAGCTGCCGGTTTTTCTCCTCAGGCGCTACGGAGCGGTACACAGCAGATGCGATCCGCGAGGCTTCCCCAAGGATGTTCGCGTTCTCCATCGTCCGCCGGAATGCGGGGTCTTTTTTCACACGGCGGCCCGTCAGCGAGCTTTTCAGCCGCGCATAGTATTTTCCCTGCATCTTGTAGAAACAGACCATACCAACCGTGCCGGTGAAGTACACAGGCCCTGCTTGCTTAGCCATAACAGCATGTTTTTGAAGAATGAAAAACTCTTGTCAATTTAATGCATACACCGCATCCCGCGACAAACTTTAACAAAGTGAGCGGCGCAAAAAGCCGTCATTAACATCTGCCGCCGTAGCAAACCCGTAGCAAACCCGTAGCATACCCATAGTATATCCATGGCATACCCGGGTCATACCCATGGTTAAAGCGCATGAACTCTCCGGAAAACTGCCTGCCCGCTATTAATAAATCCGAATTATCCTTAGCTTTAACCATAAACCCGAGCCTTACTATATGAACCAAAATCAACGCTTCCTTTCCCTCGATGTTTTCCGGGGCCTTACCGTTGCTTGCATGATTCTCGTGAACACGCCCGGTAGCTGGACCTATGTATGGGCGCCCTTGCGCCATGCCGGATGGCACGGCTGTACGCCCACCGACCTTGTATTCCCCTTCTTCCTGTTTGCCGTGGGCAATGCCATGAGCTTTGCCATGAAGAAGTTCAATACCATGAGCAATGCCCAGGTATTGGGGAAGATCTTCAAACGCACCGCCCTGATCTTTGTGATCGGCTTCGTGCTTTCCTGGTTCCCTTTCGTGAAATACGATAACGGCAGCCTGGTGTTCAAAAGCCTGGAAAGCCTCCGCATCCTGGGGGTACTGCAGCGCATTGCCCTGTGCTACGGCATAGGCGCCCTGCTGATCCATTTCCTGAAGCCCAAAGGGGCCCTGATCGCTACGGCGGTGTTGTTATTAGGATACTGGGCGGTATTATGGGCCTTCGGCGGCAGCGACCCCTACAGCCTGGAAGGGCATATCGGCCTGCAGGTGGATAAAATGATATTGGGCGAGAGCCATATGTACCACGGCGAAGGCATCGCATTCGACCCGGAAGGACTGCTGAGCACCCTGCCTGCGGTGGGCAATGTGGTGCTGGGTTACTGGGTGGGCTGGTTCGTGCAGCGCAATATGCATTCCCCCACCATGCTCATGCGGCTGGTAGCAGGTGGCAGCATTCTCGTGGCAACGGCTATCGTCTGGGGCATCGCCTTCCCGATCAACAAAAAGATCTGGACCAGCTCCTATACCCTCTACACCGTAGGCATTGCCACATTACTGCTGGCGATTTTTATTTATTTTATCGAGATGAGAAAAGTGCGCGCCGGCACTTACTTCTTCGAAGTGTTCGGCAAGAACCCGCTGTTCATTTACGTGATGTCCGGCGTGGTAGTGAAGTTATACGGACTGATCATTATCGGCGATCAGAATTTCTATGGATGGCTGTACACGCATGTATTCCAGGCCGCATTCGGCGATTACCCCGGCTCTTTCCTGTTCGGGATATTCCATGTGCTGCTGCTCTGGCTTCTGGGTGTGTGGATGGATAAAAAGAAGATCTATATCCGGGTGTAGATACCCGTTTTATACAGAGCGGGGGCTGTCCACATTCTGGACAGCCCCCGCTTTTTTATCCAGGATCCGATAGAGCCGCCGTTGGTGTGCTTTCCGGCACCACATACTTGCCTGGCATAAGCGCGGCTCCTGCCCCTAATCTTCCCGCGGCCCTCCGTCAGCCATCCGCACGATCTTCGGGTAGAACCGGCCGACAATATCCACCAGCGCGGTCTGCGCTTTCATCACGGTGGCAATGTCCTTATACGCGCCCGGCGCTTCGTCCAGTCCGCCGCCCACCAGCGTTACCCCATGCTCTTTCAGCAGCCTGGTCAGCTCATGCCTGGTGAACGACTGGTTCGCCTTTGCCCGGCTCATCTGCCTTCCCGCACCGTGGGACGCGCTATCCAGCGATGCGGCTGCGCCCCGCCCCCTGACGATGAAGCCCGGTGCGGTCATAGAGCCGGGAATCACGCCCAGCACGCCTTTACCGGCCGGCGTAGCGCCTTTCCGGTGAACGATCACCTCCTCGCCCTGATGGGTCTCTTTCCACGCGAAGTTATGGTGGTTCTCCACCCTCGCCAGCAATTGTCCCCCTACGGCTTTGATCAACCGTTTATGAATGTGATGGTGACAGGCGGAGGCATAATCTCCGGCCAGGTTCATGGCCAGCCAGTATTCCTGCCCTTCTTCACTGTCCATCTCCAGCCAGGCGAGATGCTGGACTTCCCGCGGCAACGGCGTGATCTCCCGCGCCACTTTGGTGTAATGCCCTGCGATCTGTGCCCCCAGGCCCCGGGAACCGGAATGCGACAGCAAAGCGGTGTACAGCCCGGGAGCGAGCGACCATTCGTTATCCGCATCCAGGATGTCTGCCAGTCCCCATTCCACAAAATGGTTGCCGGAACCGGAAGTGCTCAGCTGGTCCGCAGCCTTTTGCTGCAGATGTTTCAGCAGGCTGATCTCCCCGAAGGCCGGATGCTCCAGCACTTCATCTTCCAGCCGCGGTTTCCATCCCGCTCCTGCGCCGAATACCGTACCGGCGATCAGCTCCCGTTTAAAAGAGGAGGCCCGCTTTTCGAGCTGCTCATGCGGGATATCCAAAATGCTCAGGCACATCCTGCAGCCGATATCTACCCCCACGCCGTAGGGGATCACGGCATTTTTCACCGCCAGCACACCGCCGATAGGCAGGCCGTAGCCATGATGGGCATCCGGCATCAGCGCCCCGCCGGCGGTTACCGGCAGGCGCATGGCGTAGTCCATCTGGCTGATGGCGCCTTCGTCAATAAATTCCCGTCCGTACACGGCATAGTCTGCCGGTGCTTCGTTCAGCGGGATATCCGTTATCTCCTCTACGATCAGCTTTTCCGCGATCTTTCCGAGGTGTTCGTCTGCTCTGTATGCTTCCGGCTCCTGCAGCACTTGCTGCAGCAGGTCCAGCGCATCTTCCTGTGAATGATGTTTATAGTGCTGCTCCATCACGGTGATGGCCACACTGATGACCGGGGACTCCGGGAACCCGATGTTCCGGAGGTCTTTACCCCGCAATTTTAATTTTGCCATGTTTGTTGTATCAGCCGGCTGATATCATGTCAGCCGGTATTCTTCTTCAAATACTGTTCCTTTCTGTGCTGCTCTTTCTGCGGCCCTGTGGTATGGGACAGGAGCGCCAGCAGCAGTTTGCCGCCATTGTTGTCGTACTGTCCGTCGTACCGCACGTTATAGATGGTGGACAGTGCCGCGAGGCGGCCTTTGCGGGTATCGATGTATGCGGTTTTTCTTTTCCTCTTCATATTCATTCGTTTTTGGGAACAGGGCGATTGAAAAAGCCCGGCTTACACAGCCGGGCCTATAACCTGTTCGTGTAAATCATTTGTTTTTATATCAGCACGCCGCTTTCCTCATATTGCTCGCGCAGCTCCAGCATTTGTGACTGGTGGCGGGCGATGTGCCGGGTGAGGAAATAGATGTATTGATAGATATCCAGTTTTCCGAGATCGTTCACGGGTCATCTCCGTTTTCACCAACCGGCCTTCCCCATTTTTGAGCAGGCTGAGGTTGTACATGCATTGTGCGAACTGTTGCTTGAGCAATGCCCTCACTTCGGCCATATCTCTGATACCGCTGGGTTCCAGGTGATCCGGGTTTACCCATCCGAAGGATTTGCTGCTCACGGTCTCTATCTGCCGGAACTTTTCTTCATAGTCATGCGGGGCCATCAGGATGAGGCCGTCCAGCTTCCGCGCCAGCGCCCTGCGGGTGCTTTTATTGATGATGAGCAAGAGGAAGTAGTTGGTCAGGCTAATGTGTTCCAATACCTCGCGAATGTTCCATTGTTCCGGTGACGGTTTGAAATGCAGCAGATCCTCATCCGCCTGGAACCAGCGGTCCAGTTCCCGGAAGTTGTTTATCAGGGCCTCTCTTACAAATTGTACTACGTTTCTCATTGTACTTGTTTTTGGGGCAATCACTTTCTCACAAAAAAGCGGTTACCATGTTTATATATAGATGTTCGTATTGTCCTTTTTTCCTGCAATCGCCTTCTCAAAGAAGGTTGCTATGTTCTGTTCCTATTGTCCTTCTCCTCCAATCTCCAACTCTAAAGCGGTTACCATGTTATATACTAATCATATTCTCCGTTTTCCACAGGCCCATAAAAAAGCCCGGTGCGCTTTGCTGCGGACCGGGCCATATAACGTTAAACTTCCGTTTACATCATAACATACCTTCTCCGCCGGGACTGTATCGCATACACCTTTCCCCTGGCGCTTTTGCCATGCTTAGCTTCTCTACAGATACTATGTTTGTCAGTTCCTTCTTCATTACATCACTAAAACAAAAAAGGCCCCGCAGTTGCTGCGGGACCTCTGTTATATCTTCGGATAACTTCTGTTAATTCCTGTTATAACTGCCCGCAATCAGCCTCTCCGCCTGCTTTTGCATGCGTGTTGAGACCATTACCTTAAAAATACAATTGCGTGACACTGCTTTCAGTTTTGTTTTATCTAATGCAAAAGTAAAGAGTATTTTTCTTCTGTCACAATTTTTTTGATTAAAAAATTGTTTCTTCTGCATTTTTTTTATAAACCGCATTCGTCATGTCAAAATGAAGCATCCGGTCCTGTAAACAGTATTCGTCAGTAGTATGATTCCCCATAACATATAGCAGTGGTATTAT
This genomic stretch from Chitinophaga sp. XS-30 harbors:
- a CDS encoding RtcB family protein, producing MAKLKLRGKDLRNIGFPESPVISVAITVMEQHYKHHSQEDALDLLQQVLQEPEAYRADEHLGKIAEKLIVEEITDIPLNEAPADYAVYGREFIDEGAISQMDYAMRLPVTAGGALMPDAHHGYGLPIGGVLAVKNAVIPYGVGVDIGCRMCLSILDIPHEQLEKRASSFKRELIAGTVFGAGAGWKPRLEDEVLEHPAFGEISLLKHLQQKAADQLSTSGSGNHFVEWGLADILDADNEWSLAPGLYTALLSHSGSRGLGAQIAGHYTKVAREITPLPREVQHLAWLEMDSEEGQEYWLAMNLAGDYASACHHHIHKRLIKAVGGQLLARVENHHNFAWKETHQGEEVIVHRKGATPAGKGVLGVIPGSMTAPGFIVRGRGAAASLDSASHGAGRQMSRAKANQSFTRHELTRLLKEHGVTLVGGGLDEAPGAYKDIATVMKAQTALVDIVGRFYPKIVRMADGGPRED
- a CDS encoding DinB family protein translates to MRNVVQFVREALINNFRELDRWFQADEDLLHFKPSPEQWNIREVLEHISLTNYFLLLIINKSTRRALARKLDGLILMAPHDYEEKFRQIETVSSKSFGWVNPDHLEPSGIRDMAEVRALLKQQFAQCMYNLSLLKNGEGRLVKTEMTRERSRKTGYLSIHLFPHPAHRPPPVTNAGAARAI